Proteins from a single region of Cryptococcus neoformans var. neoformans JEC21 chromosome 6 sequence:
- a CDS encoding phosphoglycerate dehydrogenase, putative produces MSTSHLRIPPAEPFTPSREATVYLHTPFHPKAEIYAETKFKKVLRPKDGKVDDLMKQIDGILLRTGDVTAEMVLAAPNLRIISRNGTGVDNVPLPTCLSRGIAVTNIPGSNAFAVAELAIALMLTVLRRVVEVDKRIRGGERVPSIEALAPGLGGKKVGLVGMGDIAYELAKLLRAFGCEVLIHSPSSPELRWTVEDTRYPVTISHTRMPSLRSLLEQCDVLSLHCPLNANTRYMIGREELGWMKSTAVVINTARGGIIDERALEEALKERKIGGAGLDVFEKEPAYGESLGGLRDLDNVVLLPHLGGSTDSVTLDGCIKAVDIMASYLDGKGAINRVI; encoded by the exons ATGTCAACATCACACCTCCGTATTCCTCCGGCAGAGCCCTTCACCCCTTCTCGTGAAGCCACCGTCTATCTGCATACCCCATTCCACCCCAAAGCAGAGATCTATGCTGAGACCAAATTCAAAAAGGTGTTGCGCccgaaggatgggaaagtAGATGATCTTATGAAGCAGATTGACGGTATTT TACTCCGAACGGGCGATGTCACTGCGGAAATGGTTCTTGCCGCTCCCAATCTGCGTATCATCTCTCGTAATGGTACCGGCGTCGACAACGTCCCTCTACCCACTTGTCTTTCCCGCGGTATCGCAGTCACCAATATCCCAGGTAGTAATGCCTTCGCTGTCGCTGAGCTCGCCATCGCTCTCATGCTTACCGTTTTACGCCGCGTTGTCGAGGTGGACAAAAGGATTAGAGGCGGTGAGCGGGTACCAAGTATAGAAGCGCTCGCACCAGGTCTCGGAGGAAAAAAGGTGGGGTtggtggggatgggagaTATAGCATATGAGCTTGCAAAGCTGCTTCGTGCGTTTGGATGTGAGGTGCTTATCCattcgccttcttccccagAACTCAGATGGACTGTGGAAGATACTCGATACCCGGTTACTATCTCTCACACTCGCATGCCTAGTCTCCGATCTTTACTTGAACAATGTGACGTCCTCTCCCTGCATTGTCCTCTCAACGCGAATACGAGATATATGATTGGCCGAGAAGAACTGGGGTGGATGAAATCTACCGCGGTTGTGATCAATACTGCCAGAGGTGGAATCATAGATGAGCGCGCATTGGAAGAGGcattgaaggagaggaaaatTGGAGGAGCAGGGTTGGATGTGTTTGAGAAGGAGCCAGCTTATGGAGAAAGTCTGGGCGGATTGAGGGATTTGGACAATGTTGTACTTTTGCCTCACTT
- a CDS encoding glutamate-tRNA ligase, putative translates to MPDVVLPLVQTPPFVIIALAALQGIPVTWDAQSGEQGQTTYGDIVGAENVRAELEKGVDGKEIPLPPLPTLLTSTSSFQDVSAVLDAFDDYLAYRTYFAGPKFGFGDATIWGTIRGNNSAIGSIKKPGRPHLQRWFNHVETLDVPKAALESHRQAKSEMEKGKKTKRLESIDVVLPNAIKGKVVVRFAPEPSGYLHIGHLKAAILNRYLADQYQGKFILRFDDTNPLKEEGEFEEAIQEDLKMIEISFDKIVHTSDHFDKIQAYAEQLIKQGDAFMDDTEGETVKEQRRAMIPSKNRDLSIEENLVKFKEMCEGTEEGKRWSLRAKIDYQHKNGTLRDPVIYRYVEGSHHVTGTKYKSYPMYDLACPIIDHLDGVTHALRANEYWARHEQYQWFLKTLGFANIEIFDFSRVDFVYTVLSKRKLKYLVEKNVVKGWDDPRFPTVRGIRSRGMTVQGLKNYILGQGASQQAVQLEWDGIWTVNKKVIDPVAPRYWAIAEDRMVSVNVIGRETEEPEVVSRPLHKKNPEVGEKKLVFASKLIMEQEDAKTFGENEEITAMDWGNAFVTSKITTPSGDVSSLTITLHLAGDFKKTSKKVTWLAAPTDANPLIPVVLIEYDYLITKKKLEEDDSLPEVLNPKTEYRTYALASKEVEGLKKWDIIQFERKGFYICQGTRDNQGRMEFGFIPDGRAATVALKAKPAKEKTKVPGTAKGSWGKPGPKAVSTAAAAP, encoded by the exons ATGCCCGACGTTGTACTACCTCTCGTGCAGACTCCCCCCTTTGTTATCATTGCTCTCGCCGCTTTACAGGGTATTCCCGTCACCTGGGATGCTCAGTCTGGAGAACAGGGTCAGACTACTTACGGTGATATTGTTGGTGCCGAAAACGTTCGAGCTGAGCTCGAAAAGGGTGTCGACGGCAAGGAG atccctctccctcctctccctaCCCTTTTGACCTCGACCAGCTCTTTCCAAGACGTCTCCGCGGTCCTGGACGCTTTCGATGACTACCTCGCCTATCGTACCTACTTTGCCGGCCCCAAGTTTGGTTTCGGCGATGCTACCATTTGGGGCACCATTCGAGGCAACAACTCTGCCATTGGTTCCATCAAGAAGCCCGGACGACCCCATTTGCAGCGATGGTTCAACCACGTTGAGACTCTCGATGTGCCCAAGGCTGCGCTCGAGTCTCACAGACAGGCCAAGAgcgagatggagaagggcaagaagaccaagagATTGGAAAGTATTGATGTTGTTTTGCCTAACGCTATCAAGGGCAAGGTTGTCGTTAGGTTCG CCCCTGAGCCTTCAGGATACTTGCACATTGGTCACCTCAAGGCTGCTATCCTTAACAGATACCTGGCAGACCAGTACCAGGGCAAGTTCATCCTCCGTTTCGATGACACCAACCCTctcaaggaggag GGTGAGTTCGAAGAGGCTATCCAGGAAGACCTCAAAATGATTGAAATCTCCTTCGACAAGATAGTTCACACTTCCGACCACTTCGACAAAATCCAGGCCTACGCTGAGCAACTCATCAAGCAAGGCGACGCTTTCATGGACGACACTGAGGGCGAAACCGTCAAGGAGCAGCGTCGAGCGATGATCCCTTCTAAAAACCGAGACCTCTCTATTGAAGAGAACTTGGTTAAGTTCAAGGAGATGTGTGAGGGTACggaggaaggcaagaggTGGAGTTTGAGAGCCAAGATTGATTATCAACACAAGAACGGTACTTTGCGTGACCCTGTCATCTACCGATATGTTGAGGGCTCGCACCATGTTACTGG TACCAAGTACAAGTCTTACCCCATGTACGATCTCGCCTGTCCTATCATCGACCACCTCGATGGCGTCACTCACGCTCTCCGCGCCAATGAGTACTGGGCCCGTCATGAGCAATACCAATGGTTCCTTAAGACTCTTGGTTTCGCCAATATTGAGATCTTTGACTTCAGCAGGGTCGACTTTGTTTACACTGTTTTGAGCAAGAGGAAATTGAAGTATCTTGTCGAGAAGAATGTTGTCAAAGGCTGGGATGACCCCCGATTCCCTACCGTCCGAG GTATACGATCCCGCGGTATGACGGTTCAAGGTCTCAAGAACTATATTCTCGGTCAGGGTGCTTCTCAGCAAGCCGTTCAGCTTGAGTGGGATGGTATCTGGACTGTTAACAAGAAGGTTATAGACCCCGTTGCTCCTCGATACTGGGCCATTGCGGAGGACAGGAT GGTCAGTGTCAATGTTATTGGCCGTGAGACTGAAGAGCCTGAGGTTGTCAGCAGGCCCTTACACAAGAAGAACCCTGAGgttggagagaagaagttggtTTTTGCTAGCAAGTTGATCATGGAGCAGGAGGACGCCAAGACCtttggtgagaatgaagag ATCACGGCCATGGACTGGGGAAATGCTTTCGTTACTTCCAAGATTACCACCCCTTCCGGCGAcgtttcttctctcactATCACACTTCACCTCGCCGGAGACTTCAAGAAGACTTCTAAGAAAGTCACCTGGCTCGCTGCGCCGACTGATGCCAACCCTCTTATCCCCGTTGTCCTCATTGAATACGATTACCTCAtcaccaagaagaagctcgaaGAGGACGACTCCCTCCCTGAGGTCCTCAACCCGAAGACCGAGTACCGCACCTACGCGCTTGCTTCTAAGGAAGTTGAAGGCCTTAAAAAGTGGGATATCATACAGTtcgagaggaagggatTCTACATCTGCCAGGGTACTAGAGATAACCAGGGCAGGATGGAGTTTGGTTTCATCCCTGATGGACGGGCTGCGACTGTGGCGTTGAAAGCCAAGCCCGCAAAGGAAAAAACTAAGGTCCCCGGAACTGCGAAGGGGTCATGGGGTAAGCCCGGGCCCAAGGCTGTCTCcaccgctgctgctgctccttGA
- a CDS encoding membrane protein, putative has protein sequence MLTEEPPTKSAPHYGQATAESGTFSYDDHYYDHQDVDLEDEIARLEEEAADSSDEEEGIDFVPMSEIWPSAMPNRLGQGYTTKNGVRRELDDPDDPRLSAVGLQMSLPYEVESLVEMDDKLDFICAKLIESIKAREFGMGFRVWDSALSIWMTMGYPMKRDVKIKLIFLYYETIFAPGLSASFIEDVANQFIALASDRTLTIYDFRIPWRPLYETLYLELFPHPNKLARHSMNLAPSLLNVAEEAQRFFHPSSVDEMLETILPQLQPNMDSILATQTFLVHFLPISHCQKWLPVIFRFWQGYNSGLWDDQASDLMGQLAIAHVDPARSDPSLLSKIPHGFQNTPEEEVTNPSAKKRARHHQLRLLEVAGKVQEDADGLSYWVDESDPSLPPEEKLGDPDWQGIRKDVGIFTDEQFEFLMSKCLRSLNVPVGGAVASQNSMSVTVADTRASKKILDAKKPIDRVQSLAETIVFSISEDALPLVSGGTGTATGTGTPSGVATPSAKGAVGKMKDNLAAVGRKEELHRRYLAGSKALDHLSKLLTSCETFFHPSNSGHWSNFLCTFLSHLANNFIERLKSEEEPSCKTPPAWRITPAIKREFVLILRPLALTAIFNKDMKAVASAVSALKKLSLLEPDLIMPAILERAVPSLQGLEETQRTPAVTYALAALASPLAARQIWRQGGMYIADIFGLLLPGIDLNDPSKSALVSMCISNIVDFIYMGDISDGDSDIEMSGRVLAEVENARAVRKIPREKVEDDPNDPVQLEMEDLTPEEVNARIRMTTSTFRDWVTEFLGRVLLLFANLPEEGGKSGRAGGKTEQITLQSVLHTCGNVFAALSPPLFDLVLDQIVEYCTTTCRGNAVDAVGELVRNLAAADAPKVFKRLFPIIRQKIAAELKGGASSMRTTTTSIPLPSDAGLHWWQSILIGTLIPGRVCLSDPEIKTQYIGLLRLMIDNTHSERGWQWTGKIIEKTVSSLTSIYFSEMRMLNPSTWGSQDFTQNHHLYWGKLYRPSEVEPQWRTPSKEDVEMAIDVIGLADEAVGRIEALVKEEGRYADKEWTNEFCRAVNVVDKVLRGTYNLVAELEDQKVGGEKAPSYLPGAFTAHLPTYKSGLILIDPADPRYQHVQSFRQRTGEILNLAATALRSAGGGSDSSVDAVKLLVTTISTYLTAYGVRSKQFSSAQSALSGMVATKKMFEGQRKHHRTIYLANASIHHQTRMTTLAYYRKRSELDDKLIISMLNFCVSPFVRVRKSAQNALDTIAKLYRGVWVLCFPTLFQALRPGTDPDIMKGALYVLRYNHIGITRIGKDWRQLLELTECLLNAHHENKASVQALVSKATDELIARIREPHAFDMNVRLERIQEAADELASVISCQPDPALVEIVHQGTVERLQQQETQWDIFVDKVLAIAKSPSLNWRYVLSAARFLLAVMRRDRPMDLRLADFFMGNVQNPLPRIRDYGIVGTTRLLFSMTLRSLCQGSEELLFLEEPIDEYSKEIPLEDTSPEFTQRYLTSFRETPDDESKVVLQDRQQSGWLAWGNTLEVSRFTGWDEPLFPIEEASLPGKELIGKFISGEGWWERLASLWAQENERNYPSATHIDFILALSQLYGPSIFHSIRPVVEGYLAEMESTKVYDRHKTRAMWEFLAGVLRGSMEWSGKDRKSLWDWFTPRLPELHGNIRHDTIKCWDTSIEYVLCDQDPRRFKPLVDFCINTALSANFQGASAFDLTRSVQLARSVIRCLQWRFNAWADDFVEVYFREVTCPYAEVRGLIASVLNAIDQLKFYPSYPSAAALVSDILHDPKDNKDIMHIRSSFFQPQLEKIMGSLPVLKELRPHGPKAVLSDHDTSATTAILWLTVELSDVHAVSAFPYIIPYLPQIFELRELNDNIDLQRNCGRLLAMITSITPALDLIDPLMSALINILQESSSWRTRIKVMPVLSLVYFRNLSLLSEPCKAQCLDVVSACLRDPNQEVREMACATLSGFLRCSQRAMVVILKDRFAREIQSITLPKRRGAPGQVNPEYQETLIQLHGAVLGATALVEAFPYTVPKFIPKLLADVLAPRVSDPAPISTTIRSCVASFKRTHEKYQDKFSEDELSAMNYAQAGNSYYA, from the exons ATGCTGACAGAAGAACCGCCCACCAAGTCAGCTCCACACTACGGACAGGCAACAGCTGAATCTGGCACATTCTCATACGACGACCACTACTACGACCACCAAGACGTAGATCTCGAGGACGAGATCGCTAGactcgaagaagaggctgctGATTCAT ccgacgaagaagaaggaattgATTTTGTACCGATGAGCGAGATCTGGCCTTCAGCCATGCCCAACCGCCTGGGGCAGGGCTATACTACCAAAAATGGTGTCCGAAGAGAGCTCGACGAT CCTGACGACCCCCGTCTCTCGGCTGTCGGTCTCCAAATGTCCCTTCCTTACGAAGTCGAATCTCTCGTTGAAATGGATGATAAGCTTGATTTCATCTGCGCCAAGCTTATCGAATCTATCAAAGCTCGTGAATTTGGTATGGGATTTCGAGTATGGGACTCCGCCCTCTCTATCTGGATGACAATGGGTTATCCTATGAAGCGCGATGTCAAGATCaagctcatcttcttgtACTACGAAACCATTTTTGCCCCGGGGTTATCGGCTTCATTCATCGAAGATGTTGCCAACCAATTTATCGCACTAGCCTCCGACCGAACGCTTACCATTTACGATTTTCGAATTCCCTGGCGACCGCTTTATGAAACCCTCTACCTTGAACTTTTTCCACACCCTAACAAACTCGCTCGTCACTCTATGAATCTCGCCCCCTCTTTATTGAACGTTGCAGAAGAGGCTCAGCGATTCTTCCACCCTTCCAGCGTTGACGAAATGCTTGAAACCATCCTCCCGCAACTACAACCCAACATGGATTCTATCCTCGCTACTCAGACCTTCCTCGTTCATttcctccccatctcccatTGTCAGAAATGGCTGCCTGTCATTTTCAGGTTCTGGCAGGGGTACAACTCTGGTTTATGGGATGATCAAGCGTCAGACCTTATGGGACAGCTTGCTATCGCCCATGTTGATCCAGCCCGATCAGACCCTTCACTCCTTTCCAAAATCCCTCATGGGTTCCAAAACACccccgaagaagaagtcacCAACCCATCGGCTAAAAAACGGGCGAGGCACCACCAACTCCGTCTCCTGGAAGTTGCTGGCAAAGTCCAAGAAGACGCCGACGGTCTGTCCTACTGGGTTGACGAGAGCgacccttctctccctcctgAAGAAAAGCTAGGCGATCCAGACTGGCAAGGAATAAGAAAGGATGTCGGTATCTTCACGGATGAACAATTTGAGTTCTTGATGAGCAAATGCTTAAGGTCGTTGAATGTACCTGTAGGAGGGGCAGTAGCGAGTCAGAATAGTATGTCGGTAACTGTGGCGGATACGAGGGCTAGCAAGAAAATTCTTGATGCAAAAAAGCCTATCGACCGAGTTCAGTCACTCGCAGAGACGATTGtgttctccatctctgAGGATGCCCTCCCCCTTGTATCTGGGGGAACCGGGACTGCCACAGGGACAGGGACACCTTCCGGAGTAGCGACGCCGTCGGCCAAAGGAGCGGTAggcaagatgaaggataATTTGGCAGCGGtcggaaggaaagaggagttGCATCGACGGTATCTAGCTGGATCGAAGGCATTGGATCATCTATCGAAGTTATTAACGAGCTGCGAGACT TTCTTCCACCCAAGCAACTCAGGCCACTGGTCCAATTTTCTTTGcaccttcctttcccaccTTGCCAATAACTTCATTGAACGGCTCAAATCCGAAGAAGAACCATCATGCAAAACGCCTCCAGCTTGGAGGATCACACCAGCTATCAAGCGAGAATTCGTCTTGATCCTTCGCCCTCTTGCCCTTACCGCTATATTCAATAAAGATATGAAAGCTGTCGCTTCAGCGGTTTCAgcgttgaagaagctgtcTCTACTGGAACCGGATTTGATCATGCCCGCTATTCTTGAGAGGGCAGTGCCTTCGCTTCAGGGGCTGGAAGAGACTCAGCGGACCCCAGCTGTGACTTATGCTCTTGCGGCATTGGCATCTCCCCTCGCGGCTCGACAGATCTGGAGGCAAGGAGGGATGTACATTGCAGATATCTTTGGGTTGTTACTGCCTGGTATTGATTTGAATGATCCAAGTAAGAGTGCGCTGGTGTCGATGTGTATCTCTAATATCGTCGATTTTATTTATATGGGCGACATTTCTGATGGTGACAGCGATATTGAGATGAGTGGGAGAGTATTGGCAGAAGTGGAAAATGCAAGGGCGGTGAGAAAGATACCGAGAGAGAAGGTCGAAGACGACCCCAACGACCCGGTCCAACTCGAAATGGAAGATCTTACTCCGGAAGAAGTCAACGCCCGCATTCGAATGACTACATCCACTTTCCGCGATTGGGTTACGGAATTCCTCGGCCGTGTCCTCCTGCTGTTCGCCAATCTcccagaagaaggcggtAAATCCGGTCGAGCAGGGGGGAAGACAGAGCAAATCACTCTTCAATCCGTCTTACACACATGCGGCAACGTCTTTGCTGCCCTTTCTCCACCTCTCTTTGATCTAGTATTAGACCAGATCGTAGAATATTGTACGACTACTTGTCGAGGGAATGCGGTGGATGCAGTAGGCGAGTTGGTGAGGAACTTGGCAGCTGCTGATGCGCCGAAAGTGTTCAAGAGGCTTTTCCCGATCATCAGGCAGAAAATTGCGGCAGAATTGAAGGGAGGGGCAAGTTCAAtgaggacgacgacgaccAGTATACCGTTGCCGAGTGATGCGGGACTGCATTGGTGGCAGAGTATTTTGATCGGAACCTTGATCCCTGGGCGAGTTTGT TTGTCTGACCCTGAAATCAAGACCCAATATAttggccttcttcgtctcaTGATTGACAACACTCACTCTGAACGTGGATGGCAATGGACTGGCAAGATCATTGAGAAAACAGTGTCCTCCTTGACATCTATCTACTTTTCCGAGATGCGCATGCTCAACCCATCCACATGGGGTAGCCAAGACTTCACACAAAACCACCACCTCTACTGGGGCAAACTCTACCGCCCATCTGAAGTCGAGCCGCAATGGCGAACCCCAAGTAAggaagatgtggaaatGGCGATTGATGTGATCGGGTTGGCGGATGAAGCGGTCGGGAGGATTGAAGCCctggtgaaagaggaagggaggtACGCCGACAAGGAGTGGACGAATGAGTTCTGTAGAGCTGTGAATGTGGTGGATAAGGTTTTGCGAGGCACGTACAATTTAGTtgctgagcttgaggaCCAAAAGGTTGGAGGGGAAAAGGCGCCTTC GTACCTGCCTGGAGCTTTCACAGCTCATCTCCCGACGTATAAATCGGGCCTTATCCTTATCGACCCGGCCGACCCGCGTTACCAACACGTCCAATCTTTCCGCCAACGTACCGGTGAAATCCTCAATCTCGCTGCAACCGCCCTCCGTTCCGCAGGAGGTGGCTCCGATTCGTCTGTCGATGCCGTCAAGCTCCTTGTCACGACCATCAGCACCTATCTCACTGCTTATGGAGTCCGTTCAAAGCAGTTTAGCAGTGCTCAATCTGCCTTGTCTGGAATGGTagcgacgaagaagatgtttgAAGGACAGAGAAAACATCATCGAACTATCTATCTTGCCAATGCGTCAATACATCATCAGACGCGAATGACAACGCTGGCGTATTATCGAAAACGTTCCGAACTAGACGACAAATTGATCATCAGCATGCTCAATTTCTGTGTATCTCCTTTCGTACGCGTAAGGAAATCGGCGCAGAACGCTCTTGATACGATCGCGAAGTTGTATAGGGGTGTATGGGTCTTGTGTTTTCCCACGCTATTCCAAGCGCTACGGCCCGGGACAGATCCTGACATTATGAAGGGTGCGCTTTATGTCCTGAGATACAATCACATCGGTATCACGAGAATCGGGAAGGACTGGAGGCAGCTCTTGGAGCTTACCGAGTGTCTTTTGAACGCACACCATGAGAACAAGGCTTCCGTGCAAGCTTTAGTGAGCAAAGCCACTGATGAGCTTATCGCTCGTATTAGGGAACCTCATGCTTTCGACATGAATGTTCGTCTCGAACGCATCCAGGAAGCTGCGGACGAGCTGGCTTCTGTTATCTCATGTCAGCCTGACCCGGCACTGGTGGAAATTGTTCATCAAGGTACTGTTGAGCGCTTGCAGCAGCAAGAGACGCAGTGGGATATCTTCGTAGACAAGGTTTTGGCTATTGCGAAGAGTCCAAGCCTGAACTGGCGATACGTATTGAGTGCGGCGAGGTTCCTGTTGGCCGTGATGAGGAGGGATCGGCCGATGGATCTAAGGTTGGCCGATTTTTTCATGGGGAATGTGCAGAATCCTCTCCCTAGAATTCGTGATTACGGTATTGT CGGCACCactcgtcttcttttttccatGACTCTTCGATCTCTCTGTCAAGGTTCAGAAGaactcctcttcctcgagGAGCCTATCGACGAATACTCGAAGGAGATACCACTTGAGGATACTTCTCCCGAATTCACACAGCGCTACCTCACATCGTTCCGCGAAACCCCGGACGACGAATCAAAAGTTGTTCTTCAAGACAGGCAGCAGTCTGGGTGGCTGGCTTGGGGCAATACGCTGGAGGTATCTAGGTTTACGGGCTGGGACGAGCCGTTATTTCCAATCGAAGAGGCGAGCTTACCGGGCAAAGAGCTAATCGGGAAGTTCATCAGTGGGGAAGGTTGGTGGGAGCGC CTTGCAAGCCTCTGGGCTCAAGAAAACGAACGCAATTACCCGTCAGCCACCCACATTGACTTCATACTCGCCCTTTCCCAGCTTTACGGtccctccatcttccactccATTAGACCGGTCGTCGAAGGGTACCTTGCTGAAATGGAGTCCACAAAAGTTTACGACCGACACAAGACACGGGCAATGTGGGAGTTCCTAGCTGGTGTCCTTAGGGGGTCGATGGAGTGGTCCGGGAAAGATAGAAAGAGTCTTTGGGACTGGTTTACCCCGAGGTTACCAGAATTGCATGGGAATATCAGACATGATACTATTAA GTGCTGGGATACTTCAATTGAATACGTATTATGCGATCAGGACCCTAGAAGGTTCAAACCACTTGTCGATTTCTGTATCAACACTGCTCTGAGTGCAAACTTCCAAGGAGCTTCTGCATTTGATC TGACGAGGAGTGTTCAGCTTGCGCGATCGGTCATCCGGTGTCTCCAATGGCGTTTTAACGCTTGGGCGGATGACTTTGTCGAAGTTTACTTCCGGGAAGTAACCTGTCCTTATGCTGAAGTCCGAGGCCTCATCGCGTCAGTGCTCAATGCTATCGATCAGCTCAAG TTCTATCCTTCATATCCTTCCGCTGCCGCCCTCGTCTCTGATATTCTACATGATCCCAAGGATAATAAGGATATCATGCACATTCGAAGCAGTTTCTTCCAACCCCAACTCGAGAAAATTATGGGGTCGCTGCCGGTATTGAAAGAGCTTAGACCACATGGACCGAAGGCTGTTTTGTCCGATCACGACACTTCTGCGACTACAG CGATCTTGTGGCTTACGGTTGAGCTGTCAGACGTTCACGCTGTATCTGCTTTCCCCTACATCATTCCCTATCT TCCCCAGATCTTCGAGCTTCGTGAACTCAACGACAATATTGACCTACAGCGAAACTGCGGTCGACTCCTTGCGATGATCACGTCCATCACGCCCGCTCTCGACCTTATTGATCCTCTTATGTCAGCGTTGATCAACATTCTGCAAGAATCTTCT TCCTGGAGAACGAGAATCAAGGTTATGCCTGTTTTAAGTTTGGTTTACTTTAGGAACCTGTCATTGCTGTCAGAGCCCTGTAAGGCTCAGTGTTTGGATGTTGTGTCGGCTTGCTTAAGGGATCCCAACCAAGAAGTTCGAGAGATGGCATGCGC CACATTAAGCGGCTTCTTGCGTTGCTCTCAAAGAGCGATGGTTGTTATCTTGAAG GATCGTTTCGCCCGCGAGATCCAATCAATCACTCTCCCCAAGCGACGCGGTGCCCCGGGCCAAGTCAATCCTGAATATCAAGAGACACTTATCCAACTGCATGGGGCCGTCCTGGGCGCAACTGCTCTCGTCGAAGCCTTCCCTTACACTGTCCCCAAATTCATCC CTAAACTTCTCGCCGACGTATTGGCTCCTCGAGTTTCAGATCCTGCTCCTATCTCTACAACTATCCGATCCTGTGTAGCC TCTTTCAAGCGGACTCACGAGAAATACCAAGATAAATTCTCGGAAGATGAACTGTCAGCGATGAATTATGCTCAAGCCGGCAACTCCTACT ACGCGTAA
- a CDS encoding rRNA modification-related protein, putative: MLVLTETSVGFVVFKLSSDAKIDNKDLWKEFETPEGANKALKVQAIQRFTSTASAVEDLTAVQDGRLTDSLSRFLLDTVGGADDGEKKKKKKKIEEMLVVSDPKLAGTINKALSIPVLSDSSTQDLYRGIRQQLASLLGGVDQKDLNTMSLGLGHSLSRFKLKFSTDKVDTMVIQAIALLDDLDKEINIYAMRVKEWYGWHFPEMAKIIVDNIAFARVVKAMGFRTNAVTTDFSLLLPEDLEATLKSAAELSMGTEISDSDMTHIHSLCDQVISISEYRTQLSEYLRNRMQAIAPNLTALVGELVGARLISHAGSLMNLAKHPASTVQILGAEKALFRALKTKHDTPKYGLIYHASLIGQAPQKLKGKMARMVATKAALSIRVDALSDADSRSDVSAAEVGISNRVKLESRLRALEHQAGIQSVRKVVSANGQQGRQQPRFEMSGVTGSYNAATDNVPLNGDLLPTQPATEEVKEEKDEKKDKKDKKKKRKSEVAEAGDVTMDGDADLSMVAGETKEERRARKEAKKAAKAAKKAAEESGDGDKKSKKRRADEDEDSEKKKKKKKKDE; encoded by the exons ATGCTTGTCCTTACAGAGACATCCGTCGGATTCGTCgtcttcaagctcagcaGCGATGCCAAGATCGACAACAAGGACCTTTGGAAGGAGTTTGAGACACCCGAGGGTGCCAACAAGGC CTTAAAGGTTCAGGCCATTCAGCGATTTACATCCACCGCGTCTGCCGTTGAAGATCTCACCGCTGTCCAGGACGGACGATTGACAGACTCACTCTCCAGGTTTTTGCTTGACACTGTCGGCGGTGCCGATGAtggcgaaaagaagaagaagaagaagaagattgaggagATGTTGGTTGTTTCCGATCCCAAATTGG CCGGTACCATCAACAAGgctctttccatccccgTCCTCTCCGACTCCTCTACCCAGGACCTCTACCGTGGTATCCGTCAACAGCTCGCCTCTCTTCTCGGTGGCGTTGACCAGAAAGACCTCAACACCATGTCTCTCGGTCTTGGTCATTCTCTCTCCCGATTCAAGCTTAAATTCTCCACCGACAAGGTTGACACTATGGTTATACAGGCTATCGCTTTGCTCGATGATTTGGATAAGGAGATTAACATATACGCCATGAGGGTTAAGGAGTGGTACGGATGGCATTTCCCTGAAATGGCCAAGATCATTGTCGACAACATTGCTTTCGCTCGTGTCGTCAAGGCCATGG GTTTCCGAACCAACGCCGTTACCACCgacttctctctcctccttcccgAAGACCTCGAGGCTACCCTCAAATCCGCCGCCGAGCTTTCTATGGGTACCGAAATCTCTGATTCTGACATGACCCACATCCACTCTCTCTGTGACCAagtcatctccatctccgaGTACCGCACCCAGCTCTCCGAATACCTCCGCAACCGCATGCAGGCCATCGCTCCCAACCTTACCGCCCTTGTCGGTGAGCTTGTCGGTGCCCGATTGATTAGTCACGCCGGTAGTTTGATGAACCTTGCCAAGCACCCCGCCAGTACCGTCCAAATCCTTGGTGCCGAGAAGGCCCTCTTCCGCGCGCTCAAGACCAAGCACGACACCCCCAAGTACGGTCTCATTTACCACGCCTCCCTCATTGGCCAAGCTCCTCAAAAACTCAAGGGTAAGATGGCCCGTATGGTCGCTACCAAGGCTGCCCTCTCCATCCGTGTCGACGCCCTTTCCGACGCCGACTCTCGTTCAGATGTCTCTGCTGCCGAGGTTGGTATCTCCAACCGGGTCAAGCTCGAGTCCAGACTCCGTGCTTTGGAGCATCAAGCTGGTATCCAAAGTGTGCGCAAGGTCGTGAGTGCCAATGGCCAGCAAGGAAGGCAGCAGCCCAGGTTCGAGATGAGCGGTGTTACTGGTTCATACAACGCTGCTACCGACAACGTCCCTCTCAACGGTGACCTCCTCCCCACCCAACCTGCCACCGAGGAAgtaaaggaagaaaaagacgagaagaaggacaagaaggacaagaagaagaagagaaagagcgAAGTTGCCGAGGCTGGTGATGTCACCATGGATGGTGACGCGGATCTGAGCATGGTCGCTGGTGAGaccaaggaggagaggagagcgaggaaggaggCTAAGAAGGCT GCCAAGGCTGCGAAGAAAGCTGCCGAGGAGTCTGGCGATGGCGATAAGAAGTCCAAGAAGAGACGAgcagacgaggatgaagacagcgagaagaagaaaaagaagaagaagaaggacgagtAA